Proteins encoded in a region of the Massilia sp. UMI-21 genome:
- the nagZ gene encoding beta-N-acetylhexosaminidase, which yields MSDYLDLAGQLIMVRLFGTELDQETDAFLRRYKVRGACLFRQNMRDAGQLTRLTGALREAMGPQALIALDQEGGAVVRATWVPAPPSAMALGAANDPQLAREVGAAVARAVRALGFNWNFAPVLDLNNNPHNPVIAERSFGADPQTATRIAMAWMAGSESEGVACCVKHFPGHGDTHVDSHRDLPTVDKPLDELERFEFAPFRIAAQGEHAASAVMTAHIVYPALDPDFPATMSRPILTGILRERFGYQGVVITDGMDMHAIAHRYGAGEAAVNALVAGADMVMAIGSRETQEETVQAIAAAIRSNVLPLAEVEARLARLSALAHRYPARPVAHATATPERDGMDRALMARAWRAGLSTLGQPRRPAPGSKIRLVARADVVSDGVSEAGVPASAVAAALGRLYEVELLTFADAETFDWSALPRDGRFTILASTSRRRYGPHARATWRPDLHVALWNPYQALDFDAPALMTYGFAAPAVDAVVDWLAGTLEARGTCPVPGFGTAPA from the coding sequence ATGAGCGACTACCTCGACCTCGCCGGCCAGCTGATCATGGTGCGCCTGTTCGGCACCGAACTCGATCAGGAGACCGACGCCTTCCTGCGCCGCTACAAGGTGCGCGGCGCCTGCCTGTTCCGCCAGAACATGCGCGATGCCGGCCAGCTGACCCGCCTCACCGGCGCCTTGCGCGAGGCGATGGGCCCGCAAGCCCTGATCGCGCTCGACCAGGAAGGCGGCGCCGTGGTGCGCGCGACCTGGGTGCCGGCGCCGCCGAGCGCGATGGCGCTGGGCGCGGCCAACGATCCGCAACTGGCGCGCGAGGTCGGTGCGGCGGTGGCGCGCGCGGTGCGCGCGCTGGGCTTCAACTGGAACTTCGCGCCGGTGCTCGACCTGAACAACAATCCGCACAATCCGGTGATCGCCGAGCGCTCCTTCGGCGCCGACCCGCAGACCGCGACCCGCATCGCCATGGCCTGGATGGCGGGCAGCGAAAGCGAAGGCGTGGCCTGCTGCGTCAAGCACTTCCCCGGCCACGGCGACACCCACGTCGATTCGCACCGCGACCTGCCGACGGTGGACAAGCCGCTCGACGAACTGGAACGCTTCGAGTTCGCGCCCTTCCGCATCGCCGCGCAGGGTGAGCATGCGGCATCGGCCGTGATGACCGCCCACATCGTCTACCCGGCGCTCGATCCGGACTTCCCGGCCACGATGTCGCGCCCGATCCTGACCGGCATCCTGCGCGAGCGCTTCGGCTACCAGGGCGTGGTCATCACCGACGGCATGGACATGCACGCCATTGCGCACCGCTACGGCGCCGGCGAGGCGGCCGTCAACGCGCTGGTGGCGGGCGCCGACATGGTGATGGCGATCGGCTCGCGCGAGACCCAGGAAGAAACCGTGCAGGCGATCGCCGCGGCGATCCGCAGCAATGTGCTGCCGCTGGCCGAAGTCGAAGCGCGCCTGGCGCGGCTGTCGGCGCTGGCGCACAGGTATCCGGCCAGGCCGGTGGCCCATGCCACCGCGACGCCGGAGCGCGACGGCATGGACCGCGCCCTGATGGCGCGCGCCTGGCGCGCCGGCCTGAGCACGCTCGGCCAGCCGCGACGCCCGGCGCCCGGCAGCAAGATCCGTCTGGTGGCGCGCGCCGACGTGGTCAGCGACGGCGTGTCCGAAGCCGGGGTGCCGGCAAGCGCGGTGGCCGCCGCGCTGGGGCGCCTGTACGAGGTCGAGCTGCTCACCTTCGCCGACGCCGAGACCTTCGACTGGAGCGCGCTGCCCCGGGATGGCCGCTTCACGATCCTGGCCTCGACCTCGCGCCGCCGCTACGGCCCGCATGCCCGCGCCACCTGGCGACCCGACCTGCACGTGGCCCTGTGGAACCCCTACCAGGCGCTCGACTTCGACGCTCCCGCGCTGATGACCTATGGCTTCGCCGCGCCCGCCGTCGACGCCGTGGTCGACTGGCTGGCCGGCACGCTCGAGGCCCGGGGCACCTGCCCGGTACCGGGCTTCGGCACTGCGCCGGCTTAG
- a CDS encoding SIS domain-containing protein yields MYQEALSAGDCVAHQLAQDVERYAELGRALRATSFHSAVTVARGSSDHASSYLAYLIMARMGRLVTSLPMSLVTLYKSPLVTRDTLAVSISQSGQSPDVVEPIRYFRDGGATTVALVNDAGSPLAQAAEWTMPLHAGKEQSVAATKSFIASMVAGARLVAAWQDDQELKDGIAALPDALRAASQADWSAAIEVLAPARNIMVVGRGISFPVALESALKFKETSALQAEAFSGAEIKHGPMALIEEGYPLLIFATRGPAQAGLVALAEEMRGRGARVLLAAPQDVASRDLTLPTAAIPDLDPIAAIQAFYMMAARLAEARGLDPDQPRHLSKVTKTN; encoded by the coding sequence ATGTACCAGGAAGCGCTGTCCGCAGGGGACTGCGTGGCGCACCAGCTGGCGCAGGACGTCGAGCGCTACGCCGAACTGGGACGCGCGCTGCGCGCGACCAGCTTCCACAGCGCGGTGACGGTGGCGCGCGGCAGCTCCGACCACGCCTCGAGCTACCTGGCCTACCTGATCATGGCGCGCATGGGACGCCTGGTGACCTCGCTGCCGATGTCGCTGGTCACGCTGTACAAATCGCCCCTGGTCACGCGCGACACCCTGGCGGTGTCGATCTCGCAGTCGGGCCAGAGCCCGGACGTGGTCGAGCCGATCCGCTACTTCCGCGACGGCGGCGCCACCACCGTGGCGCTGGTGAACGATGCCGGCTCGCCGCTGGCCCAGGCGGCCGAATGGACCATGCCCCTGCACGCCGGCAAGGAGCAGAGCGTGGCCGCCACCAAGAGCTTCATCGCCAGCATGGTCGCCGGCGCGCGCCTGGTCGCCGCATGGCAGGACGACCAGGAACTGAAGGACGGCATCGCGGCCCTGCCCGACGCCCTGCGCGCGGCCAGCCAGGCCGACTGGTCGGCCGCGATCGAGGTGCTGGCCCCGGCCCGCAACATCATGGTGGTCGGACGCGGCATCAGTTTCCCGGTGGCGCTGGAGTCGGCCTTGAAGTTCAAGGAAACCTCGGCGTTGCAGGCCGAAGCGTTCAGCGGCGCCGAGATCAAGCACGGCCCGATGGCGCTGATCGAGGAAGGCTACCCGCTCCTGATCTTCGCCACCCGCGGCCCGGCGCAAGCCGGCCTGGTGGCCCTGGCCGAAGAGATGCGCGGCCGCGGCGCGCGCGTGCTGCTGGCCGCACCGCAGGACGTCGCCAGCCGCGACCTGACGCTACCGACCGCCGCCATTCCCGACCTCGACCCGATCGCCGCGATCCAGGCCTTCTACATGATGGCGGCGCGGCTGGCGGAAGCGCGCGGCCTCGACCCGGACCAGCCGCGCCACCTGAGCAAGGTCACCAAGACCAACTGA
- the nagA gene encoding N-acetylglucosamine-6-phosphate deacetylase, whose amino-acid sequence MKGNILTPGGWVHGELRHGACIEGIDGHAVDPSANGDDYILPGFIDVHVHGGAGRDMMEGGDAPHVIAALHAKHGTTALLATTMTAPIEDIERALASIGAAVKARGKGEARILGVHLEGPYINSGKLGAQPPYAREATLDEVHRFNDAAPMRLITVAPEIDGHMDLLRAIADAGIRVQIGHTNGSYETGVQALAHGAAGFTHLFNAMPGLHHREPGMVGAALAHAEYAEIIPDLLHVHPGAIKTALRCIPKLFCVTDSTAAAGMPDGEYMLGRQTVHKCMGGVRLVDGTLAGSTLTMDQALRNLVKIGLPLAEASRRVSTNAADYLGETRRGRLAPGCHADFVVLDRDLNIKAVYIEGEAQ is encoded by the coding sequence ATGAAAGGCAACATCCTTACGCCCGGCGGCTGGGTCCACGGCGAGCTGCGCCATGGGGCCTGTATCGAAGGGATCGACGGCCACGCAGTGGACCCGTCGGCCAACGGCGACGACTACATCCTGCCCGGCTTCATCGACGTGCACGTGCACGGCGGCGCCGGGCGCGACATGATGGAAGGCGGCGACGCCCCGCACGTGATCGCCGCCCTGCATGCGAAGCACGGCACCACCGCCCTGCTGGCCACCACCATGACCGCGCCGATCGAGGACATCGAACGCGCGCTCGCTTCCATCGGCGCCGCCGTCAAGGCGCGCGGCAAGGGCGAGGCGCGCATCCTCGGCGTGCACCTGGAAGGCCCCTACATCAATTCGGGCAAGCTGGGCGCCCAGCCGCCGTACGCGCGCGAAGCCACGCTCGACGAAGTCCATCGCTTCAACGATGCCGCGCCGATGCGCCTGATCACCGTGGCGCCCGAGATCGACGGCCACATGGACCTGCTGCGCGCGATCGCGGATGCCGGCATCCGCGTCCAGATCGGCCACACCAACGGCTCCTACGAGACCGGGGTCCAGGCGCTCGCGCATGGCGCGGCCGGCTTCACCCACCTGTTCAATGCCATGCCCGGCCTGCACCACCGCGAGCCCGGCATGGTCGGCGCCGCGCTGGCCCACGCCGAGTACGCCGAGATCATCCCCGACCTGCTGCACGTGCACCCGGGCGCGATCAAGACCGCGCTGCGCTGCATCCCGAAGCTGTTTTGCGTCACCGATTCCACCGCCGCCGCCGGCATGCCGGACGGCGAGTACATGCTGGGCCGCCAGACCGTCCACAAGTGCATGGGCGGGGTGCGCCTGGTCGACGGCACCCTGGCCGGCAGCACCCTGACCATGGACCAGGCGCTGCGCAACCTGGTGAAGATCGGGCTGCCGCTCGCCGAAGCCAGCCGGCGCGTGTCCACCAATGCCGCCGACTACCTCGGCGAAACCCGGCGCGGCCGCCTGGCGCCGGGCTGCCATGCCGATTTCGTGGTGCTCGACCGCGACCTGAATATCAAAGCCGTTTATATCGAAGGAGAAGCTCAGTGA
- a CDS encoding ATPase: protein MTDYLIGVDGGGTGTRVRLARRDGAALAELAQATGGPSALSRGIDHAWTTIDGVVAQCFAHIGIDTTPKSSCAIGLGLAGVHNKEWAAQFVAANPGYAALALDTDGFTTLMGAHAGRPGAIVAIGTGSVGEAMLADGSKVEVGGWGFPAGDEASGAWMGLRALNHIEQVLDGRVEGRAFARELIDFCGGSRDAVQVWLGRANQTAYAGLARFVVAHGDTDPVARAILEHAGREVASIADALDRSASLPLALCGGLGEALRAWLPPATLARCVPAQGDSAAGALRMIRQRLEGRTQ, encoded by the coding sequence ATGACCGACTATCTCATCGGCGTCGATGGCGGCGGCACCGGCACCCGCGTGCGCCTGGCCCGTCGCGACGGCGCCGCGCTCGCAGAACTCGCCCAGGCGACCGGCGGCCCTTCGGCCCTGTCGCGCGGCATCGACCATGCCTGGACCACCATCGACGGCGTGGTCGCCCAGTGCTTCGCCCACATCGGCATCGACACCACTCCCAAGTCTTCCTGCGCCATCGGCCTCGGCCTGGCCGGCGTGCACAACAAGGAATGGGCGGCGCAATTCGTCGCCGCCAATCCCGGCTACGCCGCACTGGCGCTCGACACCGACGGCTTCACCACCCTGATGGGCGCCCACGCCGGCCGCCCGGGCGCGATCGTCGCGATCGGCACCGGCAGCGTCGGCGAAGCGATGCTGGCCGACGGCAGCAAGGTCGAAGTCGGCGGCTGGGGCTTCCCGGCCGGGGACGAGGCCAGCGGCGCCTGGATGGGCCTGCGCGCGCTGAACCACATCGAGCAGGTGCTGGACGGCCGCGTCGAGGGCCGCGCGTTCGCGCGCGAACTCATCGACTTCTGCGGCGGTTCGCGCGACGCGGTGCAGGTCTGGTTAGGGCGCGCCAACCAGACCGCCTATGCCGGCCTGGCGCGCTTCGTGGTGGCGCACGGCGACACCGACCCGGTGGCGCGCGCCATCCTGGAACACGCGGGACGCGAGGTGGCCAGCATCGCCGACGCCCTCGACCGCAGTGCAAGCCTGCCGCTGGCCCTGTGCGGCGGCCTGGGCGAGGCCCTGCGCGCCTGGCTGCCGCCCGCCACCCTGGCGCGCTGCGTGCCGGCCCAGGGCGATTCGGCAGCGGGCGCGCTGCGCATGATCCGCCAACGTCTTGAAGGAAGAACACAATGA
- a CDS encoding DUF2807 domain-containing protein, with product MPSALKPALLAAAIAAAFLATRASHAESPPAPVAQQRTLQAFSAIELSGPYEVVVRAQGRQAVELSGERKQLEQVETFVRGDTLVVRPVQRSGFHFSWGKRRDTVVIHITADQLKSLKMSGSGDVDLSQMAGERFSVSVDGPGDLQAAGAVGELAVRASGSGDLDLHRVKAAKVDLSMSGPGDVRLAGVGKELTAALSGSGELEARDLRLARLHARMRGPGGMTLSGSTRELRAEVEGSGDFDACALAAEAASTVQRGPGNACVAGNLKRFDAEVHGSGELEARGLQAASAIVRLGGPGNATLSGSVGELSAEIGGSGDLEAGALQVKRATVKAHGPGGIELAKVSDTLDAELHGSGDLRAGIEGKRLLLKIRGPGGAHIDGRVDLVKADLSGSGGLDGRRLTAGRADIAVTGPGSATVNVGGQDERRAGRGAHLLLVDRSGSRQTEQ from the coding sequence ATGCCTAGCGCCCTCAAACCCGCCCTCCTCGCCGCCGCCATCGCCGCGGCCTTCCTCGCCACCCGGGCCAGCCATGCCGAGTCGCCGCCCGCCCCGGTCGCGCAGCAGCGCACGCTGCAGGCCTTCAGCGCCATCGAGCTCTCGGGGCCCTACGAGGTCGTGGTACGGGCCCAGGGCCGCCAGGCGGTCGAGCTGTCGGGCGAGCGCAAGCAGCTCGAGCAGGTCGAGACCTTCGTGCGCGGCGACACCCTGGTGGTGCGGCCGGTACAGCGCAGCGGCTTCCACTTCAGCTGGGGCAAGCGGCGCGACACGGTCGTCATCCACATCACCGCCGACCAGCTCAAGAGCCTCAAGATGTCCGGCAGCGGCGATGTCGACCTGAGCCAGATGGCGGGCGAACGCTTCAGCGTCAGCGTCGATGGTCCCGGCGACCTGCAGGCTGCGGGCGCGGTGGGCGAACTGGCGGTGCGCGCCAGCGGCAGCGGCGACCTCGACCTGCATCGGGTGAAGGCGGCCAAGGTCGACCTGAGCATGTCGGGGCCTGGCGACGTGCGCCTGGCAGGCGTCGGCAAGGAATTGACCGCGGCGCTCAGCGGTTCGGGCGAGCTCGAGGCCCGCGACCTGCGCCTGGCGCGCCTGCACGCGCGCATGCGCGGCCCCGGCGGCATGACCCTGTCGGGCAGCACGCGCGAACTGCGCGCCGAGGTCGAAGGCTCGGGCGATTTCGACGCCTGCGCGCTGGCGGCCGAGGCGGCGTCCACCGTCCAGCGCGGCCCGGGCAATGCCTGCGTGGCCGGCAATCTGAAGCGTTTCGACGCCGAAGTGCACGGTTCCGGCGAACTCGAGGCCAGGGGCCTGCAGGCGGCCAGCGCCATCGTGCGCCTGGGCGGCCCCGGCAATGCCACCCTCAGCGGCAGCGTCGGCGAACTCAGCGCCGAGATCGGCGGTTCGGGCGACCTGGAAGCCGGCGCCTTGCAGGTCAAGCGCGCGACCGTCAAGGCGCACGGTCCCGGCGGCATCGAACTGGCGAAGGTGTCCGACACGCTGGATGCCGAACTGCACGGCTCGGGCGACCTGCGCGCGGGCATCGAGGGCAAGCGCCTGTTGCTCAAGATCCGCGGGCCCGGCGGCGCCCACATCGACGGCCGGGTCGACCTGGTCAAGGCCGATCTCAGCGGCTCGGGCGGGCTCGATGGGCGGCGCCTGACGGCCGGCCGTGCCGACATCGCCGTCACCGGCCCCGGCAGCGCCACGGTGAACGTCGGCGGGCAGGACGAGCGTCGTGCCGGGCGCGGCGCCCACCTGCTGCTGGTGGACCGCAGCGGCAGCCGCCAGACCGAACAGTAA
- a CDS encoding metal-dependent hydrolase — protein MSSLTVRQIDVDLSRGFGRRWLGGDAYRSQFFNALSMSFPIGEQMFIDSLRAIPPDRLADPRLRAEVKDFVGQEATHRHMHVQYNAELERQGLSFVTGARIARRVARVNGFGVRSRVAITCALEHYTAMLADGVLRHPEWIADAEPALRRLWEWHAVEELEHKAVAFDAYRAAGGGYWRRVLWFLHVSLVFWFDHVIQTAHNLHRDGALWRPGTWLSAARMWFGRRGLAWHMAGPVLRYFSPRFHPWQHDNRDIVQLWLDRNSTAYRAVRTSTP, from the coding sequence ATGTCCTCGCTCACCGTCCGCCAGATCGACGTCGACCTGTCGCGCGGCTTCGGCCGCCGCTGGCTGGGCGGCGACGCCTACCGCAGCCAGTTCTTCAATGCGCTGTCGATGAGCTTCCCGATCGGCGAGCAGATGTTCATCGACAGCCTGCGCGCGATACCCCCTGACCGGCTGGCCGACCCCCGGTTGCGCGCCGAGGTGAAGGATTTCGTCGGCCAGGAAGCCACCCACCGCCACATGCACGTCCAGTACAACGCCGAGCTGGAGCGCCAGGGACTGTCCTTCGTGACCGGCGCGCGGATCGCCCGGCGCGTGGCGCGGGTGAACGGCTTCGGCGTGCGCAGCCGGGTGGCGATCACCTGCGCGCTCGAGCACTACACCGCGATGCTGGCCGACGGCGTGCTGCGCCACCCCGAATGGATCGCCGACGCCGAGCCGGCCCTGCGCCGCCTGTGGGAGTGGCACGCGGTGGAAGAACTCGAGCACAAGGCGGTGGCCTTCGACGCCTACCGCGCGGCGGGCGGCGGCTACTGGCGGCGGGTGTTGTGGTTCCTGCACGTGAGCCTGGTGTTCTGGTTCGATCATGTCATTCAGACCGCGCACAACCTGCACCGCGACGGCGCCCTGTGGCGGCCCGGCACCTGGCTGAGCGCCGCGCGCATGTGGTTCGGGCGGCGCGGGCTGGCCTGGCACATGGCCGGGCCGGTGCTGCGGTATTTCTCGCCGCGCTTTCACCCTTGGCAGCATGACAACCGCGACATCGTCCAGCTGTGGCTCGACCGCAACAGCACGGCGTATCGCGCGGTGCGCACGAGCACGCCTTGA